The Pseudomonas sp. R4-35-07 genome contains a region encoding:
- a CDS encoding PP2C family serine/threonine-protein phosphatase, translating to MGATYQSASKSHVGMVRQVNEDACLDLPQNRLWVVADGMGGHAAGDYVSSLIVDSLRNVPVGRSLEEYAAALRNDLIRINAAVREETANRGVTMMGSTVVVLAARGLRGVCLWAGDSRLYRLRDGELESISRDHSYVQDLQDSGLLSEADARVHPRANIVTRAVGVEAQLDVAAVDLLIAPGDSFLLCSDGLTKTVEDHEIREVLGHDAPDEIVRSLVHLGLNRGAPDNITTIVVKVSP from the coding sequence AAAGCCATGTGGGCATGGTGCGCCAGGTCAATGAAGACGCATGCCTGGACCTGCCGCAAAACCGCCTGTGGGTGGTGGCCGATGGCATGGGCGGCCACGCCGCGGGGGATTATGTCAGCAGCCTGATTGTCGACAGCCTGCGCAATGTGCCGGTGGGGCGCTCCCTTGAGGAATACGCGGCCGCCTTGCGCAACGACCTGATCCGCATCAATGCGGCGGTCCGTGAAGAAACCGCCAATCGGGGCGTGACCATGATGGGTAGCACCGTCGTGGTGCTGGCGGCGCGCGGCTTGCGCGGGGTGTGCCTGTGGGCCGGCGACAGCCGCCTGTACCGCCTGCGCGACGGCGAGTTGGAAAGCATCTCCCGCGACCACAGCTACGTGCAGGACCTGCAAGACAGCGGCCTGCTCAGCGAAGCCGATGCCCGTGTGCACCCGCGCGCCAATATCGTGACCCGTGCGGTGGGCGTGGAAGCGCAACTGGACGTGGCGGCGGTCGATCTGCTGATCGCCCCCGGCGACAGTTTCCTGCTGTGCAGCGACGGCCTGACCAAGACCGTCGAGGACCACGAAATCCGTGAGGTCCTCGGCCACGACGCGCCGGATGAAATCGTGCGCAGCCTGGTCCACCTGGGGCTCAATCGCGGCGCACCGGACAACATCACCACCATCGTCGTGAAGGTGTCGCCATGA